A single window of Halobacillus naozhouensis DNA harbors:
- a CDS encoding PaaI family thioesterase, with amino-acid sequence MKPVIDESDLHHRYKKEIVHTMESEPYAQFLGIRLTEIGEGTAVAELDIEDHMLNSHGTVHGAITFAIADYVFAAASNSYGKTSVGISTTVNYMAAGEKGTRLKATATEEKKNHRMAWYKVKVESDNELIATMEAVAYRKSHYFVPLEE; translated from the coding sequence TTGAAACCAGTAATTGACGAAAGCGACCTGCATCACCGATATAAAAAAGAAATAGTTCACACAATGGAGAGTGAGCCGTATGCTCAGTTCTTGGGAATTAGATTGACGGAGATCGGTGAAGGAACGGCCGTGGCAGAATTAGATATCGAGGACCACATGTTAAATTCACATGGAACAGTTCATGGGGCGATAACATTTGCCATCGCCGATTATGTATTCGCAGCAGCTTCCAACTCTTACGGAAAAACCTCTGTCGGCATATCCACTACGGTTAACTATATGGCTGCCGGAGAAAAAGGAACTCGACTTAAGGCAACAGCAACTGAAGAAAAGAAGAATCACAGAATGGCCTGGTATAAGGTCAAAGTCGAAAGCGACAATGAACTAATCGCTACTATGGAAGCGGTAGCCTACCGTAAAAGTCACTATTTTGTTCCATTAGAAGAGTAA